The proteins below are encoded in one region of Geobacter sp.:
- a CDS encoding CoA-binding protein, which yields MVTQDQIDAFFRSAAFGVVGASSDRHKYGNKVLRCYQQSGRKAVPVNPRETEIEGIACVAGVADLPDEVKSISVITPPQVTERVVEEAIARGITAIWMQPGAESPKAVQRCREGGINVIADGSCILVVAGYRDH from the coding sequence ATGGTAACGCAAGATCAAATCGACGCTTTTTTCCGCTCAGCGGCCTTCGGCGTGGTCGGCGCCTCTTCAGACCGCCACAAGTACGGCAACAAGGTGCTGCGCTGCTACCAGCAAAGCGGGCGAAAGGCCGTACCGGTAAACCCACGCGAAACGGAAATCGAGGGAATTGCCTGTGTTGCAGGTGTCGCGGATCTGCCGGACGAGGTGAAGAGCATTTCGGTTATCACCCCGCCACAGGTGACGGAACGGGTGGTGGAAGAGGCCATCGCCAGGGGGATCACGGCCATCTGGATGCAACCGGGAGCGGAGAGCCCCAAGGCAGTCCAGCGATGCCGGGAAGGCGGCATCAATGTCATTGCCGATGGAAGCTGCATCCTGGTGGTTGCGGGATATCGGGACCACTGA